The Halobellus sp. MBLA0158 genome has a window encoding:
- a CDS encoding NAD(P)/FAD-dependent oxidoreductase, with the protein MRVAVLGAGYAGVTLAHRLESALPPDVDLVVVDESETHLVKHEVHRVIRRPSVADAIRVPLTELFDRADVRTARVDGIDRERRTVRFADGDALSYDYAAVCLGSDTADYGIPGVADHGLPLTSVADATAIRESFFDAAAETDPGESVDVVVGGAGLSGIQTAGELTALAREEDVATDVTVLEQQSVVAPNFPANFRAAVRDELESRGVAVETDTTVESATADAVETDRGRFAADVFVWAGGIRGTDAMERDRPVVRRDLRLDERTFAVGDAARAIDADGEPVPASASAAIREARTVADNLARLVTHEKSGEGGFEPRLNPYRFEVPGWIVTVGDGTVAQIGPEVVTGAPAKAMKTAVGAGHLSSVGAVRNAVELAEAEFKGKIIF; encoded by the coding sequence ATGCGAGTGGCTGTCCTCGGTGCCGGCTACGCCGGCGTGACGCTGGCCCACCGGCTGGAATCGGCGCTGCCGCCGGACGTAGACCTCGTCGTGGTCGACGAATCGGAGACCCACCTCGTCAAGCACGAGGTCCACCGGGTCATCCGACGCCCGAGCGTCGCCGACGCGATCCGGGTGCCCCTGACGGAGCTGTTCGACCGCGCGGACGTCCGGACGGCCCGCGTAGACGGCATCGACCGCGAGCGACGGACCGTCCGCTTCGCCGACGGCGACGCCCTCTCGTACGATTACGCCGCGGTCTGCCTCGGCTCGGACACCGCCGACTACGGCATCCCGGGCGTGGCCGACCACGGGCTTCCGCTCACCTCGGTCGCGGACGCGACGGCCATCCGCGAGTCGTTCTTCGATGCCGCCGCCGAGACGGATCCCGGCGAGTCAGTCGACGTCGTGGTCGGCGGCGCGGGGCTCTCGGGGATCCAGACGGCGGGCGAACTGACCGCCCTCGCCCGCGAGGAGGACGTCGCGACCGACGTCACCGTCCTCGAACAGCAGTCCGTGGTCGCGCCGAACTTCCCCGCGAACTTCCGGGCCGCGGTCCGCGATGAACTCGAATCCCGCGGCGTGGCGGTCGAGACCGACACGACCGTCGAATCGGCCACCGCGGACGCCGTCGAGACCGACCGCGGACGATTCGCCGCCGACGTCTTCGTCTGGGCGGGCGGGATCCGCGGCACCGACGCGATGGAGCGGGACCGCCCCGTCGTCCGGCGCGACCTCCGACTCGACGAGCGGACCTTCGCGGTCGGCGACGCCGCCAGGGCCATCGACGCCGACGGCGAGCCGGTGCCCGCCTCCGCCTCCGCCGCGATCCGCGAGGCGCGGACCGTCGCGGACAACCTCGCGCGGTTGGTCACCCACGAGAAGTCCGGCGAGGGCGGGTTCGAGCCGCGGTTGAATCCCTACCGCTTCGAGGTGCCCGGCTGGATCGTCACGGTCGGCGACGGCACGGTCGCCCAGATCGGTCCGGAAGTGGTGACCGGCGCGCCCGCGAAGGCGATGAAGACCGCCGTCGGCGCAGGTCACCTGAGTTCGGTCGGTGCCGTCCGAAACGCGGTGGAGCTGGCCGAAGCCGAGTTTAAAGGTAAGATAATATTTTAA
- the mvaD gene encoding phosphomevalonate decarboxylase MvaD gives MKATARAHPIQGVIKYHGMRDDELRLPYHDSISVCTAPSATTTTVEFRPDAADDVYRIDGDRVDGRGAERIDGVVDRVRDLAGFDHPVRLESENSFPSNIGFGSSASGFAAAAMALAEAAGLDLTRPEVSTIARRGSASAARAVTGAFSHLHSGMNDEDCRSERIETDLEDDLRIVAAHVPAYKETEEAHREAAESHMFQARMAHIHHQIDAARDALYDADFDRVFELAEHDSLSLAATTMTGPAGWVYWQPDTVAVFNAVRELRTDEDVPVYFSTDTGASVYVNTTAEYADRVEEAVADVGVETDVWEVGGPAEILPSSEALF, from the coding sequence ATGAAAGCCACCGCCAGGGCGCACCCGATCCAGGGCGTGATCAAGTACCACGGAATGCGGGACGACGAGCTCCGCCTCCCGTATCACGACAGCATCAGCGTCTGCACCGCGCCGAGCGCGACGACGACGACCGTCGAGTTCCGGCCGGACGCGGCCGACGACGTCTACCGGATCGACGGCGACCGGGTCGACGGCCGCGGCGCAGAGCGCATCGACGGCGTCGTCGACCGCGTCCGCGACCTCGCGGGGTTCGACCACCCCGTCCGGCTCGAATCCGAGAACTCCTTCCCCTCGAACATCGGGTTCGGCTCCTCGGCCTCGGGCTTCGCGGCGGCGGCGATGGCGCTCGCGGAGGCCGCCGGGCTCGACCTGACGCGCCCGGAGGTCTCGACGATCGCCCGCCGCGGCTCGGCCTCGGCGGCCCGCGCGGTCACCGGCGCCTTCTCGCACCTCCACTCGGGGATGAACGACGAGGACTGCCGCTCCGAGCGGATCGAAACCGACCTGGAGGACGACCTCCGGATCGTCGCCGCGCACGTGCCCGCCTACAAGGAGACTGAGGAGGCCCACCGCGAGGCCGCCGAGAGCCACATGTTCCAGGCCCGGATGGCGCACATCCACCACCAGATCGACGCGGCGCGGGACGCCCTCTACGACGCCGACTTCGACCGCGTCTTCGAGCTGGCCGAGCACGACTCGCTGTCGCTGGCGGCGACGACGATGACCGGCCCGGCCGGGTGGGTCTACTGGCAGCCCGACACCGTCGCCGTGTTCAACGCCGTGCGCGAACTCCGGACCGACGAGGACGTGCCCGTCTACTTCTCGACGGACACGGGCGCGAGCGTCTACGTCAACACGACCGCCGAGTACGCCGACCGCGTCGAGGAGGCGGTCGCGGACGTCGGCGTCGAGACCGACGTCTGGGAGGTCGGCGGCCCCGCGGAGATCCTCCCGTCGTCGGAAGCGCTGTTCTGA
- a CDS encoding COG1361 S-layer family protein, translating into MVASLLASAVPAVALTSNPNIQTVTSNPTLQPGSVNELSFKLLNDGTGAEDETRDAYNVHVRPAGRVGPIEVETRELYVQSLPDGEPADLSLDLDVPANIDSGTYRIPLRLTYEYDNGAGNDVERKTTIYLPVRVESGPQFDVVDTASTATVSGSGTLEVTIQNVGDTAAYDSTVSLSSSAPDVTLGSDTSSTRFVDAWERGENRTFEFEATLSDSASVGNYSLAAQIDFEKPDGTTGSTPSLTVPVRALPEMTFDISDLQSSLRVGEEGAVSGTVTNTGPMAADNAVVTLQDPGPTITPVEDSVAVGSLEPGESAPFSFDVEVTSSASSGPRQFDFGVTYRDRDNTEQQAETVPRRVEIGEQSPEFDVQPVNATYSAGSGGTFELTLTNTRDHAVSDISAKIYMDSPLSSSDDEAFVETLEPGESATIRFQLSAGSGATAKTYPVKMDFQYDDEDGDTIISDTYQVPVEVTERSGSGGPPVLPIVGVVLVLVVGGGYLYYRRQG; encoded by the coding sequence ATGGTCGCATCGCTCCTCGCGAGCGCGGTACCCGCGGTCGCGTTGACCTCGAACCCCAACATCCAGACGGTAACGTCGAACCCCACGCTCCAGCCGGGCAGCGTCAACGAGCTCTCGTTCAAGCTCCTGAACGACGGCACCGGCGCGGAGGACGAGACGCGCGACGCGTACAACGTCCACGTCCGGCCGGCGGGCCGCGTCGGTCCGATCGAAGTCGAGACGCGCGAGCTCTACGTCCAGTCGCTTCCCGACGGCGAGCCCGCGGATCTGTCACTTGACCTCGACGTCCCGGCGAACATCGATAGCGGGACCTACCGGATCCCGCTCCGGCTCACCTACGAGTACGACAACGGCGCCGGCAACGACGTCGAGCGGAAGACGACGATCTACCTCCCCGTGCGCGTCGAGTCCGGCCCGCAGTTCGACGTCGTCGACACGGCCTCGACGGCGACCGTGAGCGGGTCGGGGACGCTCGAAGTGACGATCCAGAACGTCGGCGACACCGCCGCCTACGACTCGACGGTGTCGCTGTCGTCGTCGGCCCCCGACGTCACGCTCGGCTCGGACACCTCCAGCACGCGCTTCGTCGACGCCTGGGAGCGCGGCGAGAACCGCACCTTCGAGTTCGAGGCGACCCTCAGCGACAGCGCCTCCGTCGGCAACTACTCGCTTGCGGCCCAGATCGACTTCGAGAAGCCCGACGGGACCACCGGTTCGACGCCGTCGCTGACCGTTCCCGTCCGCGCGCTCCCGGAGATGACCTTCGACATCTCCGACCTCCAGAGTTCGCTCCGCGTCGGCGAGGAGGGCGCGGTCTCGGGCACGGTCACGAACACCGGGCCGATGGCCGCTGACAACGCCGTCGTGACGCTCCAGGACCCCGGTCCGACGATCACGCCGGTCGAGGACTCCGTCGCCGTCGGATCCCTCGAGCCGGGCGAGTCCGCGCCGTTCTCGTTCGACGTCGAGGTGACCAGCAGCGCCTCCTCGGGCCCGCGACAGTTCGACTTCGGCGTCACCTACCGCGACCGCGACAACACCGAACAGCAGGCCGAGACGGTGCCCAGACGGGTCGAGATCGGCGAGCAGTCGCCGGAGTTCGACGTCCAGCCCGTGAACGCGACGTACAGCGCGGGCTCGGGCGGCACCTTCGAGCTGACGCTGACGAACACCCGTGACCACGCCGTCTCCGACATCTCCGCGAAGATCTACATGGACTCGCCGCTGTCGTCGTCCGACGACGAGGCGTTCGTCGAGACGCTCGAACCCGGCGAGTCGGCGACGATCCGCTTCCAGCTCAGCGCCGGAAGCGGCGCCACGGCGAAGACCTACCCCGTGAAGATGGACTTCCAGTACGACGACGAGGACGGCGACACCATCATCTCCGACACCTACCAGGTGCCCGTCGAGGTGACAGAGCGCTCCGGGAGCGGCGGCCCGCCCGTGCTGCCCATCGTCGGCGTCGTGCTCGTGCTCGTCGTCGGCGGCGGGTACCTCTACTACCGCCGGCAGGGCTGA
- a CDS encoding TrmB family transcriptional regulator, whose translation MSPDVDTDVSEHEAVEALERLGLSNYGARVFVALQRLGVATAKQIHEETDVPRSQVYGAAEELLDLGLVELQQSTPKRYRPVGLDTARRQLAERMKREADRAFSFLEAQREARIERETRDDVWTIHGREPVHNRVEELARQATDSILFAAPSPAFVPPDLPATLQSRIAAGASARVLSEDADVRAIFADVEGVEVAEAIDPPMDHPGRVLIVDDRVVLLSATPPGEGADETAIWSADTAMAEILARVIENSIDSFLNGSFGEE comes from the coding sequence ATGAGCCCGGACGTCGACACCGACGTCTCCGAGCACGAGGCCGTCGAGGCGCTCGAACGCCTCGGGCTCTCGAACTACGGGGCGCGCGTGTTCGTCGCGCTCCAGCGCCTCGGCGTCGCGACGGCCAAGCAGATCCACGAGGAGACCGACGTGCCGCGCTCGCAGGTCTACGGCGCGGCCGAGGAGCTGCTCGACCTCGGACTGGTCGAACTCCAGCAGTCGACGCCGAAGCGCTACCGGCCGGTGGGTCTGGACACCGCGCGGCGACAGCTCGCAGAGCGGATGAAGCGCGAGGCCGACCGCGCGTTCTCGTTCCTCGAAGCCCAGCGCGAGGCCCGGATCGAGCGGGAGACCCGCGACGACGTCTGGACGATCCACGGGCGCGAGCCGGTCCACAACCGCGTGGAGGAACTCGCCCGCCAGGCGACGGATTCGATCCTGTTTGCGGCGCCGTCACCGGCGTTCGTGCCGCCGGACCTCCCGGCGACCCTCCAGTCGCGGATCGCAGCCGGGGCGTCGGCTCGCGTCCTCAGCGAGGACGCGGACGTCAGAGCGATCTTCGCGGACGTCGAGGGCGTCGAGGTCGCCGAGGCGATCGACCCGCCGATGGACCACCCGGGCCGGGTCCTCATCGTCGACGACCGCGTGGTGTTGCTCTCGGCGACGCCGCCCGGCGAGGGCGCCGACGAGACGGCGATCTGGTCGGCCGACACGGCGATGGCCGAGATCCTCGCGCGGGTCATCGAGAACAGCATCGACTCCTTCCTCAACGGGTCGTTCGGCGAGGAGTGA
- a CDS encoding DoxX family membrane protein has product MIPDISTTVLQLDAGSNGLAFLLGRLLFGLVLAFMGLNHFQSADQLAGYAEAKGIPAGRASVLFSGGMLLAGGLGIAIGAFPALSAGAIALFLVVSTPTIHDFWAVPEEQQQSEMTNFLKNVALLGGALVFLALSGTAWPYALNVGI; this is encoded by the coding sequence ATGATACCAGATATCTCAACGACGGTGCTACAGCTCGACGCCGGATCGAACGGACTCGCGTTCCTCTTGGGACGCCTGCTCTTCGGTCTGGTGCTGGCCTTCATGGGCCTGAATCACTTCCAGAGCGCCGACCAGTTGGCCGGCTACGCCGAGGCGAAGGGGATTCCCGCGGGCCGCGCGTCGGTCCTCTTCAGCGGCGGAATGCTGCTCGCCGGCGGCCTCGGAATCGCGATCGGCGCGTTCCCCGCCCTGTCCGCGGGCGCGATCGCGCTGTTCCTCGTCGTCTCGACGCCGACGATCCACGACTTCTGGGCCGTCCCCGAGGAGCAACAGCAGTCCGAGATGACGAACTTCCTGAAGAACGTCGCGCTGCTCGGCGGCGCGCTCGTCTTCCTGGCGCTGTCCGGGACCGCGTGGCCGTACGCGCTCAACGTCGGCATCTGA
- a CDS encoding DUF3237 domain-containing protein, producing the protein MADDWQSDDPNLELGLERVMELDVEVESPIEIGDTGDGQRRIIPILGGTVTGKIEGEVLDAGADYQIYRDRRPSELVAKYAIETTDGDRIYVENRGMRFADLEVSERIREGKPVDPEDVYFCSVPEFEVATPELEWLENRIFVATGTRQPKGVRLAIYQVG; encoded by the coding sequence ATGGCCGACGACTGGCAGAGCGACGATCCGAACCTCGAACTGGGCCTCGAACGGGTAATGGAACTGGACGTGGAGGTCGAATCCCCGATCGAGATCGGCGACACCGGCGACGGACAGCGGCGCATCATCCCGATCCTCGGCGGCACCGTGACGGGGAAGATCGAGGGCGAGGTCCTCGATGCGGGCGCGGACTACCAGATCTACCGCGACCGACGCCCCAGCGAACTGGTCGCGAAGTACGCCATCGAGACGACCGACGGCGACCGCATCTACGTGGAAAACCGCGGAATGCGATTCGCCGATCTGGAGGTCAGCGAGCGGATCCGCGAGGGGAAGCCGGTCGACCCCGAGGACGTCTACTTCTGTTCGGTTCCGGAGTTCGAGGTCGCCACGCCGGAGCTCGAATGGCTCGAAAACAGGATCTTCGTCGCGACCGGAACGCGTCAGCCGAAGGGCGTCCGACTGGCGATCTACCAGGTCGGATAG
- a CDS encoding IclR family transcriptional regulator: MDASPPEPNTPVKTAQTTFRIVEALKSLDGATVTELSDHLDIPKSSAHNYLRTLEHAGYVVQRDQRYEVGLRFFDLGGYARSRERLYSIAIPEMERLADATGEYANLLVEEHGLGVFLARERGDDAVSLDSYTGQSVRLHTTALGKTVLAYLPEERVDEIIDRHGLPAKTEHTITDREELFEALSEIRQREYAYDRQERIKGLNCVAVPILCDGEIAGSLSVSGPVSRMDEDRIDSEILPELRRAANIIELNQTHS; encoded by the coding sequence ATGGACGCCAGCCCCCCGGAACCGAACACGCCCGTGAAGACAGCACAGACGACGTTCCGGATCGTCGAGGCGCTGAAGTCCCTGGACGGCGCGACGGTGACAGAGTTGTCCGACCACCTCGACATTCCGAAGAGCAGCGCGCACAACTACCTCCGCACGCTCGAACACGCGGGGTACGTCGTCCAGCGCGATCAACGGTACGAGGTCGGCCTTCGCTTCTTCGATCTCGGCGGGTACGCGCGCTCCCGCGAGCGACTGTACTCGATCGCCATCCCGGAGATGGAGCGCCTCGCGGACGCGACGGGCGAGTACGCCAACCTCCTGGTCGAAGAACACGGTCTCGGCGTGTTCCTCGCGCGCGAGCGCGGCGACGACGCCGTCAGCCTCGACTCCTACACGGGCCAGTCGGTCCGACTCCACACGACGGCGCTCGGCAAGACCGTCCTCGCGTACCTCCCCGAAGAACGCGTCGACGAGATCATCGACCGCCACGGCCTCCCGGCGAAGACCGAACACACCATCACAGATCGCGAGGAGCTCTTCGAGGCGCTCTCGGAGATCCGACAGCGCGAGTACGCCTACGACCGCCAAGAGCGGATCAAGGGGCTGAACTGCGTTGCCGTGCCGATCCTCTGCGACGGCGAGATCGCGGGGTCGCTTTCGGTCTCCGGTCCGGTCAGCCGGATGGACGAAGACCGCATCGACTCCGAGATCCTGCCGGAACTCCGCCGGGCGGCGAACATCATTGAACTCAATCAGACGCACTCGTAG
- a CDS encoding efflux RND transporter permease subunit: MAVDYQRFVDWADDNIVNRPKKVMLAFVLVTLVFSVGLGNVSTESGTQQFAEDIPAADALERIENEFLPVFESGTGSTQLVQRNANVLSKQSMLAMLRAQEALEDRDDMYVSDTSSAATVIAQTIDPEATTLEEQIVALERATPTEVRQAVRENADNPRFTGTLSNDFNRKAASASATIGVVTHDLPQDVGGGTGQSGDSPMTSIQIDAQRIIDAELSADITVFGSGIIADEFGTVITDSLLIVTPAAVLLIVGFLIVAYRDLLDLILGVVSLLMAVVWTFGFLGLAGIPFNQIMISVPPLLLAVGIDFGIHAINRYREDRATGLDVDSAMRVATDQLLVAFFIVTGTTVIGFLSNLASDLPPIRDFGIVAGVGITFTFLIFGIFLPAAKVWLDRRRDGWPIPTFSQSPLGREGSSLGRVLSVGVFLARKAPVVVIVLGLLFSAGAAGYATGVDTSFSQEDFLPPEEVSPFLKSLPEPFAPSDYGVVATLNFLEDKFTRTQGGSVTVYVEGRMENDAALERIYRAGENPPEALVDAGDRRAESTSIVTIIQDYADRDPEFAELVERNDRNDNGVPDDNLATIYRELERSPVGDRASEYLADDHRSVRIVYSTTADASDDEATAAAREIADRFRTDATATGNTVVFQQVSDLIFESAITSLSIALSATVLFLVFVYWVLEGLPSLGIANLVPIVVAVAAVAGTMRVLGISFNAFTATILSLTIGLGIDYSVHVVHRFIDERRERPLVEALERTVIGTGGALLGSMATTAFGIGVLVLAVLSVLGQFGILTAISIVYSFLASLLVLPSALVAWDRVVNGDPTTAMGPRDAGGEAAADEPLDGTNVDGGSV, from the coding sequence ATGGCAGTCGACTACCAGCGCTTCGTCGACTGGGCGGACGACAACATCGTCAACCGTCCGAAGAAAGTGATGCTGGCGTTCGTCCTCGTCACGCTGGTCTTCAGCGTCGGCCTGGGCAACGTCTCGACGGAGTCGGGGACCCAGCAGTTCGCCGAGGACATCCCCGCCGCGGACGCGCTCGAACGCATCGAAAACGAGTTCCTGCCGGTGTTCGAATCCGGCACCGGAAGCACCCAGCTCGTCCAGCGGAACGCGAACGTCCTCTCGAAGCAGTCGATGCTCGCGATGTTGCGGGCCCAAGAGGCGCTCGAAGACCGCGACGACATGTACGTCTCGGACACCTCGTCCGCGGCGACGGTCATCGCTCAGACGATCGACCCCGAGGCGACGACGCTAGAAGAACAGATCGTCGCCCTGGAGCGGGCGACCCCGACCGAGGTCCGGCAGGCCGTCCGCGAGAACGCGGACAATCCGCGGTTCACCGGCACGCTGAGCAACGACTTCAACCGGAAGGCCGCGTCGGCCTCGGCGACGATCGGCGTCGTGACCCACGACCTGCCGCAGGACGTCGGCGGCGGGACCGGCCAGTCGGGCGACAGCCCGATGACGTCAATCCAGATCGACGCCCAGCGGATCATCGACGCGGAGCTGTCGGCGGACATCACCGTCTTCGGCAGCGGCATCATCGCCGACGAGTTCGGGACGGTCATCACCGACTCGCTGCTGATCGTCACGCCCGCGGCCGTGCTCCTCATCGTCGGCTTCCTCATCGTCGCCTACCGCGACCTCCTGGACCTCATCCTGGGGGTGGTCTCGCTCCTGATGGCGGTGGTCTGGACGTTCGGGTTCCTCGGCTTGGCGGGGATCCCGTTCAATCAGATTATGATCTCTGTCCCGCCCCTGCTCTTGGCGGTCGGGATCGACTTCGGCATCCACGCGATCAACCGCTACCGCGAGGACCGCGCGACCGGACTCGACGTCGACTCGGCGATGCGGGTCGCGACCGACCAGCTGCTCGTCGCGTTCTTCATCGTCACGGGCACCACCGTCATCGGGTTCCTGTCGAACCTGGCCTCGGACCTGCCGCCGATCCGCGACTTCGGGATCGTCGCGGGCGTCGGGATCACGTTCACCTTCCTGATCTTCGGCATCTTCCTCCCCGCGGCGAAGGTGTGGCTCGACCGCCGCCGCGACGGCTGGCCCATCCCCACTTTCAGCCAGAGCCCGCTCGGCCGCGAGGGGTCGAGCCTCGGGCGCGTCCTCTCGGTGGGCGTGTTCCTCGCGCGGAAGGCGCCCGTCGTCGTCATCGTCCTCGGGCTCTTGTTCAGCGCGGGCGCCGCGGGCTATGCGACCGGCGTCGACACCTCGTTCTCCCAGGAGGACTTCCTCCCGCCCGAGGAGGTCTCGCCGTTCCTGAAGTCGCTCCCGGAGCCGTTCGCCCCGAGCGACTACGGCGTCGTCGCGACGCTGAACTTCCTCGAAGACAAATTCACGCGGACCCAGGGGGGATCAGTGACCGTCTACGTCGAGGGGCGGATGGAGAACGACGCCGCCCTCGAACGCATCTACCGCGCGGGGGAGAATCCGCCGGAGGCGCTGGTCGACGCGGGCGACCGCCGCGCGGAGTCGACGAGCATCGTCACGATCATCCAGGACTACGCGGACCGCGATCCGGAGTTCGCCGAGCTGGTCGAGCGGAACGACCGCAACGACAACGGCGTGCCGGACGACAACCTCGCGACGATCTACCGCGAGCTCGAGCGGTCGCCGGTCGGCGACCGCGCCTCCGAGTACCTGGCGGACGACCACCGGAGCGTCCGGATCGTCTACTCGACGACCGCCGACGCCTCCGACGACGAGGCGACCGCGGCCGCCCGCGAGATCGCAGACCGGTTCCGGACCGACGCGACCGCGACGGGCAACACCGTGGTCTTCCAGCAGGTCTCGGACCTGATCTTCGAGTCCGCGATCACGAGCCTCTCGATCGCGCTGAGCGCGACCGTGCTGTTCCTCGTGTTCGTCTACTGGGTCCTGGAGGGCCTGCCGTCGCTGGGGATCGCCAACCTCGTGCCGATCGTCGTCGCGGTCGCGGCCGTCGCGGGGACGATGCGCGTGCTCGGCATCTCGTTCAACGCCTTCACCGCGACGATCCTCTCGTTGACGATCGGGCTGGGGATCGACTACTCCGTCCACGTCGTCCACCGCTTCATCGACGAGCGCCGCGAGCGGCCGCTGGTCGAGGCGCTCGAACGCACCGTCATCGGGACCGGCGGCGCGCTCCTCGGCAGCATGGCGACGACGGCGTTCGGGATCGGCGTGCTCGTCTTGGCCGTCCTCTCGGTGCTCGGGCAGTTCGGCATCCTGACGGCGATCTCGATCGTCTACTCCTTCCTGGCGTCGCTTCTCGTCCTGCCGTCGGCGCTCGTGGCCTGGGACCGCGTGGTCAACGGCGATCCCACCACCGCGATGGGGCCCCGCGACGCCGGGGGCGAGGCCGCCGCTGACGAACCGCTCGACGGAACGAACGTCGACGGGGGGTCAGTATGA
- a CDS encoding NAD(P)-dependent oxidoreductase, translating into MARDTSIERIGIHDWGTHPCPPDYLRDLLSESLPDCEFELCETDDLADFDAVVTLYHHDEFLESGLQWVHNIRSGYEDFPLDAYEERGITVTNSTGVAGDLVGESVTGLVLSLAKGFHRYRDKQAAREWKRLPWRRPFEVSGSSACVVGLGELGGSAATRLGVLGMDVDGVDIRPVSGLGLDRVYDASRIEEAVADARFVVLTTPLTEATRGLVDADVLDAMRGDAYLVNVSRGEIVDQEALVDALEADNIAGAALDVFYDEPLPADSPFWEMEEVIVTPHAAAQAVTYGDRIAELVETNLGRLDDDGTPWNRIV; encoded by the coding sequence ATGGCCCGAGACACGTCGATCGAGCGCATCGGCATCCACGACTGGGGCACGCACCCGTGTCCGCCCGACTACCTCCGCGATCTCCTTTCGGAGTCTCTTCCTGATTGCGAGTTCGAGCTGTGTGAGACCGACGATCTCGCGGATTTCGATGCGGTCGTCACGCTCTATCACCACGACGAGTTCCTCGAATCGGGCCTCCAGTGGGTCCACAACATCCGCTCGGGCTACGAGGACTTCCCGCTGGACGCCTACGAGGAGCGAGGGATCACGGTGACGAACAGCACGGGCGTCGCGGGCGACCTCGTCGGCGAGAGCGTCACGGGCCTCGTGCTCTCGCTGGCGAAGGGCTTCCACCGCTATCGCGACAAGCAGGCCGCCCGGGAGTGGAAGCGCCTCCCGTGGCGCCGACCATTCGAGGTGAGCGGATCCAGCGCCTGCGTCGTCGGGCTCGGCGAACTCGGCGGGAGCGCCGCGACGCGGCTCGGCGTCCTCGGGATGGACGTCGACGGCGTGGACATCCGCCCCGTCTCGGGGCTGGGTCTCGACCGCGTCTACGACGCCTCCCGCATCGAAGAAGCCGTCGCTGACGCGCGGTTCGTCGTGTTGACCACGCCGCTCACCGAGGCGACACGCGGACTCGTCGACGCCGACGTCCTCGACGCGATGCGCGGAGACGCCTACCTGGTCAACGTCAGCCGCGGCGAGATCGTCGACCAGGAGGCGCTCGTGGACGCGCTGGAGGCCGACAACATCGCCGGCGCGGCCCTCGACGTGTTCTACGACGAACCGCTGCCCGCGGACTCGCCGTTCTGGGAGATGGAGGAGGTCATCGTCACGCCCCACGCGGCCGCCCAGGCGGTCACGTACGGCGACCGGATCGCCGAGCTTGTCGAGACGAACCTCGGGCGCCTCGACGACGACGGGACGCCGTGGAACCGCATCGTCTGA